One Huiozyma naganishii CBS 8797 chromosome 5, complete genome DNA segment encodes these proteins:
- the SPO16 gene encoding Spo16p (similar to Saccharomyces cerevisiae SPO16 (YHR153C); ancestral locus Anc_5.95) has protein sequence MEITQRRTFTCGRNRILVVSISRKRLWEDVDGITGDNQIDRRDSLIISKLEQLLQKLQGEIMSSTVAGVNLEIDTLVYPLCYWEQLLSCAFLQFGRETSSKVFVTQRTTQNRQRFSQNNKALLSWQVDLLTEETPESDLTVDEDYAVKTILMTLFQMAGVSDDAEIENLLASYVSLEDLIRHLFT, from the coding sequence ATGGAGATCACACAAAGACGAACATTTACCTGTGGCAGAAACCGTATCTTGGTTGTCTCTATCAGTCGAAAACGGCTTTGGGAGGATGTAGACGGGATAACCGGTGATAACCAAATTGACCGCCGTGACTCTCTGATTATCTCAAAGCTGGAGCAGttgcttcaaaaattgcaaGGGGAAATCATGTCTAGCACCGTTGCTGGAGTGAATCTGGAGATAGACACACTCGTTTACCCACTATGCTATTGGGAACAGTTACTGTCGTGCGCATTTCTCCAGTTTGGACGGGAAACCTCCAGTAAAGTCTTCGTCACTCAACGGACCACTCAGAACAGACAACGATTCTCCCAGAACAACAAAGCGTTACTCTCATGGCAAGTAGATCTCCTCACGGAGGAAACACCAGAGTCCGACCTGACCGTGGATGAGGATTATGCCGTGAAAACAATCCTCATGACACTTTTCCAGATGGCAGGAGTATCGGACGACGCAGAGATCGAGAATTTACTAGCGAGTTACGTATCGTTAGAGGATTTGATTAGACACCTATTTACTTAA
- the SPO12 gene encoding Spo12p (similar to Saccharomyces cerevisiae BNS1 (YGR230W) and SPO12 (YHR152W); ancestral locus Anc_5.99), whose amino-acid sequence MAEIGDSGISGHEKGGSLSSKVETTRPLYRSVFHNSTVAAAKVVGHKQGKRFVSPTDRLMSPCSKKLNQYKQKVMLTKSKPTKLQFNTKEGSDKEPSSLSK is encoded by the coding sequence ATGGCAGAGATAGGAGACAGCGGGATTTCAGGGCACGAGAAGGGCGGTTCGTTATCAAGCAAAGTGGAAACCACGAGGCCGCTGTACCGTTCCGTATTCCACAATAGTACAGTTGCTGCTGCCAAAGTTGTGGGGCACAAACAGGGGAAACGGTTTGTCTCGCCGACGGACCGGTTAATGTCCCCCTGTtcgaagaagttgaaccaGTACAAGCAGAAAGTAATGCTCACCAAATCGAAGCCAACGAAATTGCAATTCAACACAAAGGAGGGGTCAGATAAAGAGCCCAGCTCGTTAAGTAAATAG